The proteins below are encoded in one region of Buttiauxella gaviniae:
- a CDS encoding YqgE/AlgH family protein, translating to MNLQHHFLIAMPALQDPLFKRAVVYICEYNDEGAMGIIINKPLENLQVDGVLEKLKIEPEPRDPAIRLDKPVFIGGPLAEDRGFILHSPPDCFASSIRISDETVITTSRDVLETIGTAKQPADVIVALGYSSWEKGQLEQEILDNAWLTAPADASILFHTPISERWREAAKLIGIDIHNMPSEAGHA from the coding sequence ATGAATTTACAGCATCACTTTCTAATTGCCATGCCGGCGCTCCAGGACCCACTGTTTAAGCGTGCTGTCGTTTATATTTGCGAATACAACGACGAAGGCGCGATGGGGATAATTATTAACAAACCCCTTGAAAATCTTCAGGTTGACGGTGTTCTTGAAAAACTAAAAATTGAACCAGAACCACGTGACCCAGCAATTCGCCTTGATAAACCTGTCTTTATTGGCGGCCCGCTGGCGGAAGACCGTGGGTTTATTCTGCATTCGCCACCAGATTGTTTTGCTTCCAGCATCCGCATTTCTGACGAAACCGTGATTACCACATCCCGCGATGTACTCGAAACCATCGGTACGGCAAAACAGCCTGCGGATGTAATTGTCGCGCTCGGTTACTCCTCGTGGGAAAAAGGGCAACTGGAACAAGAGATTCTGGACAATGCCTGGCTCACGGCCCCTGCCGATGCCTCTATTCTTTTCCATACCCCTATTTCCGAACGCTGGCGTGAAGCCGCTAAATTAATCGGAATTGATATTCACAATATGCCAAGTGAAGCGGGGCACGCTTAA
- the ruvX gene encoding Holliday junction resolvase RuvX, protein MSSGTLLAFDFGTKSIGVAIGQRITGTARPLTALKAQDGTPDWNVIEKILKEWQPDEVIVGLPLNMDGTEQPLTVRARKFANRLHGRFGVKVSLQDERLSTVEARAGLFEHGGFRALNKGSIDSASAVIILESWFDYNP, encoded by the coding sequence ATGAGCAGTGGAACATTGTTAGCCTTCGATTTTGGCACCAAAAGCATTGGTGTTGCGATTGGCCAACGCATTACCGGTACCGCACGCCCTCTTACCGCGTTAAAAGCGCAGGACGGCACACCAGACTGGAACGTAATCGAAAAAATCCTTAAAGAGTGGCAGCCCGATGAAGTTATCGTTGGCCTGCCGCTGAATATGGATGGCACCGAACAACCGCTGACCGTTCGGGCTCGCAAGTTTGCCAACCGCCTGCATGGGCGCTTTGGCGTTAAAGTCTCTTTGCAGGATGAGCGCCTTAGCACCGTTGAAGCACGTGCCGGGTTGTTTGAGCACGGCGGCTTCCGTGCTCTGAACAAAGGCAGCATTGATTCAGCTTCAGCCGTGATTATTCTTGAAAGCTGGTTTGACTATAATCCCTGA
- a CDS encoding type II toxin-antitoxin system HicB family antitoxin: MFFSVGVEMPANENEAYGLVVPALCVDKFGCVSAADNQDEIAVTVREAILMIADMMVKSGVDITLIKDAGPFVYAAHPDYAHCNQWVMVDVDLSALEGKQQRINISLPDALLERIDNRVQQPASGYRDRSHFLAVAARHELTEAKRK; the protein is encoded by the coding sequence ATGTTTTTTTCTGTTGGTGTGGAAATGCCTGCAAATGAGAACGAAGCGTATGGTCTGGTTGTGCCTGCGTTGTGTGTTGATAAATTTGGCTGTGTCTCAGCGGCGGATAATCAGGATGAAATTGCCGTAACAGTGCGCGAAGCCATTTTAATGATTGCCGATATGATGGTGAAAAGCGGTGTAGATATCACCCTGATAAAAGATGCTGGGCCTTTTGTTTATGCTGCTCATCCTGATTACGCCCATTGTAATCAATGGGTGATGGTGGATGTCGATTTATCTGCCCTGGAAGGGAAACAGCAGCGAATAAATATTTCGCTTCCGGACGCGCTTCTGGAACGTATTGATAACCGTGTGCAGCAGCCAGCATCGGGCTATCGCGATCGGAGCCATTTTCTGGCCGTCGCGGCAAGGCATGAATTAACTGAGGCTAAACGAAAATAG
- a CDS encoding type II toxin-antitoxin system HicA family toxin, whose protein sequence is MKSSDLIKELKAAGCEPVRNTGGSHWIGWSPNTGNTFPVPHPKKDLPIGTVRFIRKLAGI, encoded by the coding sequence ATGAAATCTTCTGATCTCATAAAAGAACTGAAGGCCGCAGGATGCGAACCCGTCAGAAACACTGGTGGCAGCCACTGGATAGGGTGGTCGCCAAATACAGGGAATACGTTCCCGGTTCCACATCCTAAAAAAGATTTACCCATCGGCACTGTCAGATTTATTCGTAAACTTGCGGGGATTTAA
- a CDS encoding type IV pilus twitching motility protein PilT: MDIEEIVALSVKHNASDLHLCAKLPARWRRQGRLENLPESAPEPDTLLDAWITQEQREHLKDNGQLDFAVTLKGGMRLRANAFRQLQGYSLALRLLASHSPQLDALHAPGLIPELLKLPDGLILVTGATGSGKSTTLAAMVDHLNQNLDGHILTLEDPIEFVHHSQRCLIQQREPGLHCHSFAAGLRAALREDPDVILLGELRDSETIRLALTAAETGHLVLATLHTRGAAQAVERLVDVFPAEEKNMVRSQLAGSLKAVLAQKLVPDLHGGRVALYELLVNTPAIASLIREGKTHQLPGQIQTGQQYGMQSFAQSEVVMRAQGRLGEKQDNHRDWQDEKWPS; encoded by the coding sequence ATGGATATCGAAGAAATTGTGGCCCTTAGTGTAAAGCATAACGCCTCTGATCTACACCTGTGCGCGAAGCTTCCTGCTCGCTGGCGCAGGCAAGGGCGGCTTGAAAACCTGCCTGAAAGTGCGCCCGAACCCGATACCCTGCTGGATGCCTGGATCACTCAAGAGCAAAGAGAGCACCTCAAAGATAACGGGCAACTGGATTTTGCGGTCACGCTAAAGGGAGGCATGCGCCTGCGAGCGAACGCTTTCCGGCAGTTGCAGGGGTACTCGCTCGCTTTGCGTTTACTGGCGTCTCACAGCCCACAACTTGATGCGCTACACGCCCCTGGGCTGATTCCCGAATTACTCAAATTGCCTGACGGTTTAATTCTGGTGACCGGCGCCACCGGCAGCGGGAAATCCACCACCCTTGCCGCCATGGTGGACCATCTTAATCAGAATCTGGACGGGCATATTCTCACCCTGGAGGACCCAATTGAGTTTGTGCACCACTCACAGCGCTGTTTGATTCAACAGCGAGAACCCGGCCTGCATTGTCACTCTTTCGCGGCAGGATTACGCGCTGCGTTGCGCGAGGATCCGGATGTTATTTTATTGGGGGAATTACGCGACAGCGAAACCATCCGCCTTGCGCTGACCGCCGCAGAAACGGGGCATCTGGTATTGGCGACGCTTCACACTCGGGGGGCCGCACAGGCAGTGGAGCGGCTGGTGGACGTTTTCCCCGCCGAGGAAAAAAACATGGTGCGTAGCCAGCTTGCAGGAAGTTTAAAAGCGGTGCTTGCGCAGAAACTCGTGCCAGACCTTCACGGTGGCCGAGTTGCACTATATGAATTGCTGGTGAATACGCCCGCCATAGCGAGTCTTATCCGCGAAGGGAAAACGCATCAATTACCGGGGCAGATACAAACCGGACAGCAGTATGGCATGCAGAGTTTTGCGCAGAGTGAGGTGGTAATGCGGGCGCAGGGAAGGCTTGGGGAGAAACAAGATAACCATCGTGATTGGCAGGATGAAAAATGGCCATCGTAA
- a CDS encoding YggS family pyridoxal phosphate-dependent enzyme → MNEIAHNLAQVQNKILAATERCGRAPEEVTLLAVSKTKPASAIAEAIEAGQRAFGENYVQEGVDKIRYFAENGEVELEWHFIGPLQSNKSRLVAEHFDWCHTVDRLRIAARLSEQRPAELSPLNVLIQINISDEQSKSGITLSELDALAAEVAALPGLLLRGLMAIPAPEPDYEHQLAVCQKMADAFTSLKNRYATVDTLSLGMTDDMDAAIAAGSTMVRIGTAIFGARDYSAR, encoded by the coding sequence ATGAACGAGATAGCGCACAATCTGGCACAGGTTCAGAATAAAATCCTGGCGGCAACTGAACGCTGCGGCCGTGCTCCAGAAGAAGTTACTTTGCTTGCAGTAAGCAAAACTAAGCCTGCGAGCGCCATCGCAGAAGCGATAGAGGCCGGGCAGCGCGCCTTCGGTGAAAACTACGTCCAGGAAGGCGTGGATAAAATTCGCTACTTTGCCGAAAACGGAGAAGTCGAGCTGGAATGGCACTTTATCGGCCCATTGCAGTCGAACAAAAGTCGCCTGGTGGCGGAGCATTTTGACTGGTGTCATACCGTTGATAGGTTACGCATTGCCGCTCGCCTGAGCGAACAGCGCCCGGCTGAACTGTCGCCGCTTAACGTACTGATTCAAATAAATATCAGCGATGAACAAAGCAAATCCGGTATTACGCTGAGCGAACTTGATGCTCTTGCAGCAGAGGTCGCAGCACTTCCGGGTTTGCTGTTACGAGGTTTAATGGCAATTCCTGCCCCTGAACCTGATTACGAGCATCAGTTAGCGGTTTGCCAGAAAATGGCCGACGCTTTCACATCGCTCAAAAACCGTTATGCAACGGTTGATACGTTGTCCCTGGGCATGACCGATGACATGGACGCCGCGATTGCCGCAGGCAGCACCATGGTGCGCATTGGAACCGCTATTTTCGGCGCGCGGGATTACTCCGCTCGCTAA
- a CDS encoding YggT family protein yields MLTLTFLVKTLIELYVMVLLIRIWMQWSRCDFYNPFAQFIVKITQPIVGPLRRVIPSIGPIDTSSLLVAFILTTLKYPILLLIQVGALSLDPMNLLVGLLSLLKSAGTLVFWVIIIRSLMSWISQGRSPIEYVLMQMTEPMMAPIRRIIPAMGGIDFSAMVVILILYALNYLGMDLFPGLWYLL; encoded by the coding sequence ATGCTGACGTTGACTTTCCTGGTCAAGACACTGATTGAACTGTATGTGATGGTGCTGTTAATTCGCATCTGGATGCAGTGGTCACGTTGTGATTTTTATAATCCTTTTGCACAATTTATCGTCAAAATTACTCAGCCGATTGTTGGGCCGTTGCGCCGGGTAATTCCGTCTATTGGGCCGATTGATACTTCTTCCCTGCTGGTGGCGTTTATTCTCACCACGCTGAAGTATCCGATTCTGCTGCTGATTCAGGTGGGCGCCCTGTCGCTTGACCCAATGAATCTGCTGGTTGGTTTGTTATCACTGCTGAAATCTGCCGGTACGCTAGTGTTCTGGGTGATTATTATCCGTTCGCTGATGAGCTGGATTAGCCAGGGCCGCAGCCCAATCGAATATGTTCTGATGCAAATGACCGAGCCAATGATGGCACCGATTCGCCGTATTATTCCTGCTATGGGCGGCATCGATTTCTCTGCAATGGTGGTGATTTTGATCCTCTATGCATTGAATTACCTTGGCATGGATCTGTTCCCGGGGCTGTGGTATTTGCTGTGA
- the yggU gene encoding DUF167 family protein YggU: protein MSAVSLSADGLVLRLYIQPKASRDSIIGLHGDELKVAITAPPIDGKANAHLVKYLAKQFRVAKSQVLVEKGELGRHKQIKIIDPQHIPTEVAALLE from the coding sequence GTGAGTGCAGTAAGTCTTAGCGCCGACGGGCTGGTTTTACGGCTGTATATTCAGCCGAAAGCCAGCCGCGACAGCATTATCGGGCTGCATGGCGACGAGCTAAAAGTCGCCATCACCGCCCCACCGATTGACGGCAAAGCCAACGCCCACCTGGTAAAATATCTGGCTAAACAGTTTCGCGTCGCCAAAAGCCAGGTGTTGGTTGAGAAAGGCGAACTGGGCCGTCATAAGCAAATTAAGATTATCGACCCGCAACACATCCCGACGGAAGTCGCGGCATTGCTCGAATAA
- a CDS encoding XTP/dITP diphosphatase, protein MQKVVLATGNAGKVRELADLLGDFGLDVVAQTELGVESVEETGLTFIENAILKARHAAQVTGLPAIADDSGLAVDVLGGAPGIYSARYAGLDASDQQNLEKLLVALKDVPDEQRKARFHCVLVYMRHAEDPTPLVCHGSWEGQITRESAGAGGFGYDPIFFVPSEGKTAAELTRDEKRAISHRGQALKLLLEAMKNG, encoded by the coding sequence ATGCAAAAAGTTGTCCTCGCGACCGGCAATGCCGGAAAGGTGCGCGAACTCGCTGATTTACTCGGCGATTTTGGCCTGGATGTAGTGGCACAGACAGAACTCGGCGTGGAATCAGTTGAAGAAACCGGCCTGACGTTTATTGAGAACGCGATTCTGAAAGCCCGCCACGCTGCACAGGTGACCGGTTTACCGGCGATTGCCGATGATTCTGGTTTAGCTGTAGACGTGCTGGGCGGTGCGCCGGGGATCTACTCCGCGCGTTACGCGGGCCTTGATGCCTCTGATCAACAGAACCTGGAAAAGCTGCTGGTGGCGCTGAAAGATGTGCCTGACGAGCAGCGCAAAGCGCGTTTCCACTGTGTGCTGGTGTATATGCGTCATGCTGAAGACCCAACGCCGCTCGTGTGTCACGGCAGTTGGGAAGGCCAGATTACTCGCGAATCAGCGGGGGCCGGCGGCTTTGGCTACGACCCGATTTTCTTTGTCCCGAGCGAAGGCAAAACTGCCGCAGAACTGACTCGAGACGAAAAACGCGCGATTTCCCATCGTGGACAAGCGCTAAAACTGTTACTGGAAGCAATGAAAAATGGCTAA
- the hemW gene encoding radical SAM family heme chaperone HemW — protein sequence MANLPPLSLYIHIPWCVQKCPYCDFNSHALKGDVPHDEYVAHLLRDLDNDAPMAQAREIKTIFIGGGTPSLLSSEAMQTLLDGVRARLPLAADAEITMEANPGTVEADRFVGYQRAGVNRISIGVQSFSEPKLKRLGRIHDSGEAKRAANLASGLGLRSFNLDLMHGLPDQSLEEALDDLRQAIELNPPHLSWYQLTIEPNTLFGSRPPKLPDDDALWDIFEQGDKLLTAAGYQQYETSAYAKPGYQCQHNLNYWRFGDYLGIGCGAHGKVTFPDGRILRTAKTRHPRGYMEGKYLDRQHDVEQADKPFEFFMNRFRLLEAAPRNEFSLYTGLDESAIRAQLDEAITKNYLVETPEYWQITEHGKLFLNSLLELFLAE from the coding sequence ATGGCTAATTTGCCGCCACTGAGTCTCTATATTCACATCCCGTGGTGCGTGCAGAAGTGCCCCTACTGTGACTTCAATTCTCATGCACTTAAAGGCGACGTGCCGCACGACGAGTATGTCGCCCATCTGCTGCGCGATCTGGATAACGACGCGCCAATGGCGCAAGCACGTGAAATAAAGACTATTTTTATTGGTGGCGGAACGCCGAGCCTGCTTTCCAGCGAGGCGATGCAAACCCTGCTCGACGGCGTGCGTGCCCGTCTGCCGTTGGCAGCAGATGCAGAAATTACCATGGAAGCCAACCCTGGCACGGTAGAAGCAGACCGTTTTGTTGGCTACCAGCGCGCGGGTGTGAACCGAATCTCCATCGGCGTGCAGAGTTTCAGCGAGCCTAAACTCAAACGTCTGGGGCGTATTCATGACTCTGGCGAGGCAAAACGCGCGGCGAACCTGGCGAGCGGGTTAGGCTTACGCAGCTTTAACCTGGATTTAATGCACGGCCTGCCGGATCAATCCCTTGAAGAGGCGCTGGACGATTTGCGCCAGGCAATTGAACTCAATCCCCCGCATCTTTCCTGGTATCAGCTAACCATTGAGCCAAATACGCTATTTGGCTCACGCCCGCCAAAATTGCCGGACGACGATGCGCTGTGGGATATTTTCGAGCAAGGCGACAAATTGCTTACGGCCGCAGGCTATCAGCAATACGAAACCTCGGCCTACGCCAAACCGGGCTATCAGTGTCAGCATAATCTGAACTACTGGCGTTTTGGTGACTATCTGGGGATTGGCTGCGGGGCGCACGGCAAAGTGACATTCCCGGACGGGCGTATTTTGCGCACCGCTAAAACACGCCATCCGCGCGGTTATATGGAAGGGAAATATCTCGATCGCCAGCACGATGTGGAACAGGCAGACAAACCGTTTGAATTCTTTATGAACCGTTTCCGCCTGCTGGAAGCCGCGCCGCGGAATGAATTTAGTCTTTATACCGGGCTGGATGAGTCAGCAATTCGTGCGCAACTGGATGAGGCTATTACCAAAAATTATCTGGTTGAGACGCCGGAATACTGGCAGATCACCGAGCACGGTAAGCTGTTCCTCAACTCATTGCTGGAGCTGTTTTTGGCTGAGTAA
- a CDS encoding sugar efflux transporter, with protein sequence MAWFLTQGRRLNPVYAAFMVVAFMMGIAGALQAPTLSLFLTREVQVRPFWVGLFYTVNAIAGILVSLMLAKRSDSRGDRRKLIMVCCVMAVANCVLFAFNRHYLTLITIGVMFASIANTAMPQIFALAREYADNSAREVVMFSSIMRAQLSLAWVIGPPLSFMLALNYGFTTMFLIAAGIFVISLALIFFALPSVKRIEQPADVALTQVSGWQDKNVRMLFIASMLMWTCNTMYIIDMPLWISTDLGLPESLAGLLMGTAAGLEIPAMILAGYYVKRFGKRRMMVIAVAAGVLFYVGLILFHSHTALILLQLFNAVFIGIVAGIGMLWFQDLMPGRPGSATTLFTNSISTGVILAGVLQGALAESFGHYSVYWLIAGLAVLALILTSRVKNI encoded by the coding sequence ATGGCCTGGTTTTTGACACAAGGACGACGCCTTAATCCGGTGTACGCTGCATTCATGGTAGTGGCTTTTATGATGGGGATTGCGGGCGCGTTGCAGGCTCCCACTCTTAGCCTTTTTTTAACGCGTGAAGTGCAAGTGCGGCCATTTTGGGTCGGGTTGTTTTACACCGTTAATGCTATCGCCGGTATTTTAGTCAGCCTGATGCTGGCGAAGCGTTCCGACAGCCGGGGTGACAGGCGCAAACTGATTATGGTTTGCTGCGTAATGGCCGTGGCAAACTGCGTGCTCTTTGCTTTTAACCGCCACTACCTGACGTTAATCACTATTGGCGTGATGTTCGCCTCTATTGCTAACACCGCGATGCCGCAAATTTTTGCCCTGGCTCGGGAGTATGCGGATAACTCGGCGCGCGAAGTGGTGATGTTCAGCTCAATCATGCGTGCGCAGCTTTCGCTTGCCTGGGTTATTGGCCCGCCGCTGTCGTTTATGCTGGCGCTAAATTACGGTTTTACCACCATGTTTCTTATCGCTGCGGGGATTTTTGTTATCTCGCTGGCGCTTATCTTTTTCGCCCTCCCTTCGGTTAAGAGAATTGAGCAGCCTGCAGATGTGGCGCTCACGCAGGTCAGCGGCTGGCAAGATAAAAACGTACGCATGCTATTTATCGCCTCCATGCTGATGTGGACCTGCAACACCATGTACATCATCGATATGCCGCTGTGGATCAGTACCGATTTAGGGCTGCCGGAATCGTTAGCCGGGCTTCTGATGGGAACGGCGGCGGGCCTTGAGATCCCAGCGATGATCCTTGCAGGTTACTACGTGAAGCGTTTTGGGAAACGCCGTATGATGGTGATTGCGGTGGCGGCGGGCGTGCTGTTCTATGTGGGGCTGATTCTGTTCCACAGCCACACGGCGCTGATATTACTCCAGCTCTTTAACGCGGTATTTATCGGGATTGTCGCCGGTATCGGCATGCTGTGGTTCCAGGATTTAATGCCGGGCAGACCGGGTTCTGCGACCACGTTATTTACCAATAGCATTTCGACGGGCGTGATTCTGGCGGGGGTTCTTCAGGGCGCCCTGGCGGAAAGTTTTGGCCACTATTCGGTATATTGGCTGATTGCCGGGCTTGCGGTGCTGGCGCTGATTTTGACTAGTAGAGTGAAGAATATTTAA
- the sgrT gene encoding glucose uptake inhibitor SgrT, whose amino-acid sequence MKRSPVVKFYQQYFAATQSVSAGWLARLTASQRLRMLEDLMQWEMTTPATVKH is encoded by the coding sequence ATGAAACGGTCGCCAGTGGTTAAGTTTTATCAACAGTATTTTGCCGCAACACAAAGTGTTTCTGCTGGATGGCTGGCTCGCCTGACAGCATCGCAACGTCTGAGGATGCTCGAAGACTTAATGCAGTGGGAGATGACAACCCCCGCGACTGTGAAGCACTAA
- the sgrR gene encoding HTH-type transcriptional regulator SgrR, producing MSSGRLQQQFIRLWQCFEGKPQETTLNDLASLLNCSRRHMRTLLSAMQEKGWLSWKAEAGRGKRSQLEFLYTGLALQQQRAEDLLEQDRIDQLVQIVGDKAAVRQMLISHLGRSFRQGRHILRVLYYRPLLNLLPGSALRRSETHIARQIFSGLIRINEENGELEADIAHHWQQISPLHWRFYLRPGIHFHHGRELDMLDVVTSLQRINALPLYSHITQITSPTAWTLDITLSQPDNWLPWLLGSVNAMILPREWQTLNNFARQPVGSGPYSVVRNNTNQLKIQAYDDYFGYRALIDEVNFWVLPEIGEEVSCAVQLSGMPDSEKAVESRLEEGCYYILFDSRSQCGSNKEVRRWLSHILAPIHLLYSAGEQNQQYWFPAYGLLPRWHHTRPQPVLEKPAGLESVTLTFYRDHVEHRVISKVMEALLARQGVKLIVEEVSYEEWHQGDAESDIWLNSANFTLPLEFSLYSHLYEVPLIQKCISMDWETDTRKWHNGELSLPEWCQQRVENNDILPLIHHWLRIEGQRSMRGVRMNTLGWFDFKSAWFAPPEP from the coding sequence ATGTCTTCAGGTCGTCTGCAACAACAGTTCATACGCTTATGGCAATGCTTTGAAGGCAAGCCGCAGGAAACGACGTTAAATGATTTAGCCTCGCTGCTGAATTGTTCCCGGCGCCATATGCGGACTTTACTCAGCGCGATGCAGGAAAAAGGTTGGCTCAGTTGGAAAGCGGAAGCCGGCCGCGGCAAGCGCTCACAGCTTGAATTCCTTTATACCGGCCTTGCACTCCAGCAGCAGCGGGCAGAAGATCTTCTCGAGCAGGACAGGATCGATCAGCTCGTACAGATAGTGGGCGATAAAGCCGCAGTTCGTCAGATGTTGATCTCCCATCTTGGGCGTAGCTTCCGCCAGGGGCGGCATATTCTGCGCGTTCTCTACTATCGCCCCCTGCTCAATCTGTTGCCTGGCTCGGCGTTACGCCGTTCAGAAACCCATATTGCCCGGCAAATTTTCAGCGGATTGATCCGAATAAATGAGGAAAATGGGGAACTGGAAGCGGATATTGCGCACCACTGGCAGCAAATTTCCCCCTTACACTGGCGCTTTTATTTGCGCCCCGGCATTCATTTTCACCATGGCCGCGAACTGGACATGCTGGATGTCGTGACATCGCTGCAACGTATTAATGCCCTGCCGCTCTACTCACACATTACGCAAATTACCTCGCCAACCGCGTGGACGTTAGATATCACGCTTTCGCAACCGGATAACTGGTTGCCGTGGTTGTTGGGCAGCGTGAACGCAATGATCCTGCCCCGTGAATGGCAAACGTTAAACAATTTTGCCCGCCAGCCGGTCGGTTCTGGCCCGTATTCCGTGGTGCGCAATAACACCAATCAGCTAAAAATTCAGGCTTACGATGATTACTTTGGCTATCGCGCATTAATTGACGAGGTGAATTTCTGGGTGTTACCGGAGATCGGCGAGGAAGTCAGTTGCGCAGTGCAATTATCCGGGATGCCTGATAGCGAGAAAGCGGTTGAGAGCCGTCTTGAAGAAGGCTGTTACTACATTTTGTTTGATAGCCGCTCTCAATGCGGCAGCAATAAAGAGGTGCGCCGCTGGCTGAGCCACATTCTGGCCCCCATTCATCTGCTGTATAGCGCAGGCGAACAAAATCAGCAGTACTGGTTCCCGGCCTATGGTTTGCTCCCACGCTGGCACCATACGCGCCCGCAGCCGGTTCTTGAGAAACCCGCCGGGCTGGAATCCGTCACGCTGACGTTTTATCGCGATCACGTCGAGCACCGCGTGATCAGTAAAGTGATGGAAGCGTTGCTGGCGCGGCAAGGCGTTAAACTTATCGTCGAGGAAGTGAGTTATGAAGAGTGGCATCAGGGCGATGCGGAAAGCGATATCTGGCTAAATAGCGCAAACTTTACCTTGCCGCTGGAATTTTCCCTTTATTCACATCTTTATGAAGTGCCGCTGATTCAAAAATGTATCTCGATGGATTGGGAAACGGATACCCGTAAATGGCATAACGGCGAACTTTCTCTCCCGGAGTGGTGCCAGCAGCGCGTTGAAAATAATGATATTTTGCCCCTCATTCACCACTGGCTGCGTATCGAAGGGCAACGCAGTATGCGCGGTGTGAGGATGAATACCTTGGGGTGGTTCGACTTTAAATCCGCGTGGTTTGCGCCACCGGAACCGTAG